In Dermacentor albipictus isolate Rhodes 1998 colony chromosome 6, USDA_Dalb.pri_finalv2, whole genome shotgun sequence, the following proteins share a genomic window:
- the LOC135922011 gene encoding merozoite surface protein 2-like, with amino-acid sequence MSVDVEPGTSTMSSTPTEDWSSSWTSGTQSRTNTTTSTMTSSASAVPSGLPCGITPSGITPPGIPPRPPQNVRFSGTALKSQPKPLTDTADTSDLKVLSEPLPSTKTLPSTMRFSVVRTVPLRTTTASSETEAESETTEGGVRPNTSEIAGRARNEDDSRGTMAPNGAAQWEEEEKAAEKSEARAEKTFARDPSVRQLNARAFMSAEML; translated from the exons ATGTCAGTCGATGTAGAGCCAGGGACTTCTACCATG TCAAGCACGCCCACCGAAGATTGGTCCAGTAGTTGGACTTCCGGCACTCAAAGTCGAACGAACACGACGACCAGCACCATGACCAGCAGCGCTTCTGCTGTCCCGTCTGGCCTACCGTGCGGTATCACACCGTCCGGTATCACGCCACCCGGCATTCCTCCACGCCCTCCACAGAACGTCAGGTTCTCGGGCACTGCACTGAAGTCCCAGCCCAAGCCCCTCACGGATACAGCTGACACCTCGGATTTGAAAGTCCTCTCCGAGCC GCTTCCGAGCACGAAGACCCTCCCATCCACCATGCGGTTCTCGGTCGTGCGTACCGTACCACTACGCACCACTACGGCTAGTAGTGAGACCGAGGCCGAGTCCGAGACCACTGAAGGCGGCGTCCGGCCGAACACCTCGGAGATAGCTGGGAGGGCCCGCAATGAGGACGACTCGCGTGGCACCATGGCGCCGAACGGCGCTGCCCaatgggaggaggaggagaaagcgGCGGAGAAGAGTGAAGCGCGGGCGGAAAAAACATTTGCCCGGGACCCTTCAGTTCGGCAACTTAACGCGCGCGCATTTATGAGCGCCGAAATGTTGTAG